The following DNA comes from Cryptococcus deuterogattii R265 chromosome 2, complete sequence.
TTGGTCAGTCGTGCCAGTAGTCGCTCCGGCATTGTAATCATCGCGGGTGCCAGCAGCTTTCGGGGCCTGCCTTGGATGTTATCAAGAGCAACaacaagagaaaaaagaagtacaaggaagaaatcaCGTACGCTGCCAGGAGCACCGCCTCTCAGTATCAAACTAACGTAGAGAGctttgaggagatggtgcTGAACTTCATTGGCATCTGTTATAGGCCGGATATGAGTAGCTGACACGTGCCTTTTGCCGCCAAATACTTTGATTGTGCCCATAAGCCCAACATAATGGTCCTGTCTGCGATATAATAAGCACCACGAAGCAAGTGAtagagaaaagaaatggGCGTACTCAACTCCTGTAGTCTTCCCCGAGTCATCGTCTGCTGAATCGAGCCACACGCGAGCATCAATATAACCTGTACCATCCCCAATCTCATAGGAAACgtttgttgctgttgttgacatATTCCGCACAGAGCCGACCAAAAGAACCTGCACGGAAATTAGACAAATATTCGTAAAGGTACACAATCAATCGAATTGGACTTACTTGAGCTACGTCCACGCCGTCTATTGTGAAATCTGCATCGGGATGAACTTGCTGAGCCTCGAGAATTTGTTTCACTGTCACTGGCCTAATAGTCTGATTCCCCCCTCTCGCCTAGTGGATATGTCAGCGCGTTCTACCTGGTTGCGGAGCGTGCATAACATGCGGCACTGACTTTACGGCTCGGTGAATCTTGGCTGCCATAGGGTGACCCGCCAGCGACGTACCCTCCGCCGGCACCTCCGTAGTATGGGTTCTGACCGTCGTCTGCTTGAGATCAGTATGATGTGCTTGCAGTGTCCTTGCAAGGCGAACTTACAGTTGTTCATGTTGCGGTGGAATGAGTTATGGGTTATAGAAGATGCGGCGAACAGCTATTACATTAATTTAAACCGCCTGGATGACTGGACTGGCGCGTTGACGCGTCGGAGTCACGTGAATATCCACGTCATGATATAATAAGAATGgaaaataaataattaTAATTAATAAATAAACAACACCCCCCTGTTAATAAAAAACCATCGCCGACGGATGGAACAAGTCACCTGACTTTGTTGTTCCCATCCACTGAACAATAACGATCGTCCCACCATGCCAGACCCCGAGCTATCGCCCATAGACCCAGCCCTCCAGCAACCGACCCTCAACTCCATACAGGAAGCCCACGACTCGGCAGGTGTCAATCCTCTCAACGAGTTCGCCCAGCAGGTACTCGGAAGAGAGGCCGATGCTGAGAACCTACTCGACTTTGGGCGAGCCCACTCAATACTCGGAGAGGAGCAGACATTCGGAGATCTACTGCAggctgaaagaagaaaagacggagaagatgaagacgatgttGGTGCTGACAGGCATATGGAGCATCATCAACACGGTCATGAACATGTCCACGAAGGGCACATGGAGGGtcaaggagaggatgtgcATTACATGGCGGAGACTGTAGAACAAGTCATGGATCCGCTTCCAGGGCGCGCTAGAGGCGTACGCcaaacaaagaagagaagggtcGGCGACGATGTAGTTGACGGTGATGGCCAAATAATAGATCCGCTGGAGTACGCTAAAAGCCGAAAAGATAACCACGTGCGTCCTCCGCCTTTCTTCCAGTACTCTGGTCCTGACATCTTCACATGCAGAGAGAAGTAGAAAGCCGGCGGAGGCAAGCCATAGCGGATGGAATCGCTGAGATTGCCCAACTTCTTCCTAGTCCTCCAACCCcgaaagaagggaaaggacAACTCCTCAAACGAGCTGTTACATATATTCACGAGTTACTGGGAAAGATTGCACGAAGtgtggaagaagttgcCCAAGTTGAGcaagaaaagcaaaagctCCGGGTGGGTTGAGCTCATTGGTATGACATATCCGAACTAATGAAAAATAGATGGACATTGCACATCTTGAAGCGCGGTTAGCTGATGAGCGATCACGCTCCATACGCTTTGAATCTTCCTGGCGGCAGGCGGAGGATTTGGCAGCAAGCAGTAATTTTGAATTGGAGAGAGTAAAGGCggagcttgagaagctgaAAGCCGAAGAGGAGCCTACAGAAGATCAATTACTACCGGCAGAAGTGGGGCGAGAGGAGTAATAATAAACATTCCAGTTTGTGATGGCCAATGACTTGTGGGATATGGCTGCATGATGTAGATAATTCGTCGGAATCCAGTAATCAGTATGCGTGTATGTATCTATGAGAAGACCGGCGGCTGTTATAGATCTGAATTATTTAGTTGGCAGATTGGTCGGCCGAGGCCGACTCAATGTGTCAGATCCAGCCCACCGAGTTTAACGTTGCCCAGTTGCTGTATTCCTTGTCCATCGTATACCGGCATCtcagcatcttctcttACTCGTCTACTGCTCTATACACTTCTCACGCCAAAACTCCTATACAACGTGCTGATTCCAGCCTCCAAGCAGCACCGGCCGCACAGCAGCCACAACTCCACTCTTCGGGCTAAACTTCAGTCAGCATGTCAACAATCCCCCCCGATACCGAGATCTTGAACCCTACGGATGAGGAATTCTACGCATCGTACGTCTCTGTCTCTTCCTGCAGGCAATGAGCACTATTGGCTTATCACTGTACCATTGAAGATGGGGTCTCTGCATCCTCTGCCTGCTCCTAATCGGTGCACTTATATCCTCATACTACCTGCAAGTTAAGCGCATTCGTGCAGTGCACGAAACCGTCGTTTCCATTTTCGCAGGAATGGTGGTGGGATTAATCATACGGCTTTCGCCTGGGCATATGATCagggagatgatggtaTGTTAAGGATTCCTCCGTTTGTGCTCTAGCTACCTTCAATGAGCTTTCTGATGTCACAATAGTCCTTCAAACACACATTCTTTTTCAACGCCTTACTTCCGCCTATCATTTTGAACTCTGGCTATGAACTTAAACAAGTATGTGCAGGTTCTCTGCCTTAATTGTTTTCATTGCTAATGTCTTCCACTTGCGATTAGGAAAACTTTTTTAGGAACTTTGCGGTCATTTTGACGTTTGCATTTCTTGGTACATTTATCACTGCCGTTGGTATAGGGTACGGATTatttctttcatctttctgACATAACTAACCCTTGGGTAGAGTATTGGTCTATATCTGGTCTTTCCTCGGCCTTGAAGGTCTTAAATTCACCCTTCTTGAATGTCTTATCTTTGGCTCAACTTTGTCGGCAACCGATCCAGTCACCATCTTGGCCATCTTCAACACGGCCAAAGTAGACCCTAAGCTTTACTCCATCATTTTCGGTGAAAGTATCCTAAATGATGCCGTCAGTATCGTCATGTATGAGTGAGTGTCTATGTCAAGATCGAAATCACTATTTGGATCGAGCTAACAAAAAAACCAGGACGCTTTCTCATTTCCACGGCGAGGATATCTATTTGTCTTCAATTTTCCATGGGGTTGGTATATTCTTGTTCTCGTTCCTCGTCTCCATGGCACTTGGTGTCTCGTTTGGACTAGCATGCTCTTTGGGCTTGAAACACTCTCATCTTGCAAGTTACCCCCACATTGAAAGCTGCCTAATCACCCTCGTCGCCTATACAAGTTATTTCTTCAGCAACGGTATTGGCATGAGTGGTAAGTCCAGTTGGTTCTGGAAACTTCATAGCTTACAAGCACTTTTCACCACAGGTATCGTGTCTCTGCTGTTCTGCGGTATCACTCTAAAACATTATGCGTACCATACAATGTCTCGGCGCACTCAGAGAACAACCAAATACATGTTTGGTGTTCTCGCTCAGTTGTCTGAAAATTTCATCTTTATCTACCTAGGATTGAACCTGTTTACTCAGGATGTCCAGGTCTTCAAGCCATTATTCATTCTTGTTTCTGCTGTAAGTCCTTACAACGAACTTAGGAATAGAATGTAACCATGATATAGATTGCCGTTATGGCCTCACGCTACGCAGCTGTTTTCCCCCTGTCTGAGCTTATCAACTGGGTATTCCACACCCGTGGCCAACGTGCTGAAGAGATACCTCACTCCTACCAGATGATGCTTTTTTGGGCAGGACTCCGGGGAGCGGTCGGCGTAGCTCTCGCTGCGGGCATCACAGGCGACAACGCGGATGCGCTCAGGACTACTATATTAGTCGTAGTTGTCTTGACTGTCATCGTGTTTGGTGGCACCACGTCGAGAATGTTGGAAGTGCTCGGTATCAGAGTaggagtggaagatgaagacgcTTCAagcgaggatgaagaaccGTGGACGACACAACAAGGTCACCTCGCCTTGCAATCAGGGCCAATTTCCCGTCGCTACCCTTACAGTTCCCAGAATGGTCGAGGATGGGAAAACCCTTCCGAGTTTGATCTCCAATCACCCGAGGGGTCACCTTACAATCAAACACTCAAGCTTTCGCAAACACGTCAAGCTCGCAGTAGCTCTTATGGTCAAGGAGTTTATGGCTATGGCGTGCGATCGGGCTTCTCAACCAATAGTGATGAGAGCGACGAGGAGGTGCTCCCTTCGGCTGGGCCTTCGGGCGCGTATGGAGATGGTTACGACCCTGAAGCAGGTGCTCCTGGATCAAGCTCAGACAGTAGAGCtggagaggggagaggcACAGGCATGATCTTCCGTGATGGCCAATGGTTTACCGCACTGGATGAGCGGTATCTACTTCCGCTGTTCTCCAATTCTGTCACTGCTCGTCGGCACCATGCCAAGAAAGCGGTCAGGAAAGGAGCAATGGCTGCCAGTGGggctggaggtggaggtacAGCGGGTTCAGGATCGAAGTCTGGAAGTACAGCAGGGACACCTCGAAGAGGGAGTCTGGAACtcggagatgatgaatacgggggtgatggagaaagtgaaaatggaaagaacAAGGGTTTACCCAGGACTTTCAGGTGAGTAATGGTCGTATGCGACTGCAGCTTCACAGTGAGGCATGGCTAAGCTTTGTCTACAGTGGCTCTGTCTccgatttcttcttttcaaagACTGAACCGTCGTCCTTaccttctgcttctttgTCTTTAGATGAACGGGAGAACAGGCGTTAAAAAGGCGGCAGGACGGATGCCGAGAAATGATGATCGAGATGTATATGTTCTTGTTTTTTAGAATGAGGCGGGTTACGTAATTGCACTCATATTCCTCCACCTGCTGTTGTGTCGTTTGGCTTGTAGGCCGACTGACAGAGTTGCGTTGCACACATCTTGTTGTCTTGTTCGCATCTGATTCGTCCTCCGTGGTCCTCTGCATGCCGTCGCTGCTCACGAAAGGCTTTACTCATGGACAAgtcctctcttccccaatACTTCGTTGGTAATCGCTACTTTCACGCAAGGACTCGGCGTCCTGTTACTCTTCGGTACATTGGTCCTCTTCCCCCGATCTCGTCTCCATTAGATCCGGCCTCTCAAGTCTGGCTAGGCATCGAATATGACGATCCGTCGTTCGGCAAACATTCTGGTGTCTTCCAAAACATTCAGGTGTTTCACacaagggaagaaggcagTGGGGCGTTCCTCAAGTTTGCTGGAAGACCACTtgaggaaggcaagaaCTTGGTCCAAAGCAT
Coding sequences within:
- a CDS encoding replication factor A2; this encodes MNNYDGQNPYYGGAGGGYVAGGSPYGSQDSPSRKARGGNQTIRPVTVKQILEAQQVHPDADFTIDGVDVAQVLLVGSVRNMSTTATNVSYEIGDGTGYIDARVWLDSADDDSGKTTGVEQDHYVGLMGTIKVFGGKRHVSATHIRPITDANEVQHHLLKALYVSLILRGGAPGSAPKAAGTRDDYNAGATTGTTDQSAWSHLEPLQRRILEVMSSEGQGNDDGVHVTHIIKFLNGVDENDFTVALDWLTDNGYVYSTLDESHYQVL
- a CDS encoding sodium/hydrogen exchanger 3, which translates into the protein MSTIPPDTEILNPTDEEFYASWGLCILCLLLIGALISSYYLQVKRIRAVHETVVSIFAGMVVGLIIRLSPGHMIREMMSFKHTFFFNALLPPIILNSGYELKQENFFRNFAVILTFAFLGTFITAVGIGVLVYIWSFLGLEGLKFTLLECLIFGSTLSATDPVTILAIFNTAKVDPKLYSIIFGESILNDAVSIVMYETLSHFHGEDIYLSSIFHGVGIFLFSFLVSMALGVSFGLACSLGLKHSHLASYPHIESCLITLVAYTSYFFSNGIGMSGIVSLLFCGITLKHYAYHTMSRRTQRTTKYMFGVLAQLSENFIFIYLGLNLFTQDVQVFKPLFILVSAIAVMASRYAAVFPLSELINWVFHTRGQRAEEIPHSYQMMLFWAGLRGAVGVALAAGITGDNADALRTTILVVVVLTVIVFGGTTSRMLEVLGIRVGVEDEDASSEDEEPWTTQQGHLALQSGPISRRYPYSSQNGRGWENPSEFDLQSPEGSPYNQTLKLSQTRQARSSSYGQGVYGYGVRSGFSTNSDESDEEVLPSAGPSGAYGDGYDPEAGAPGSSSDSRAGEGRGTGMIFRDGQWFTALDERYLLPLFSNSVTARRHHAKKAVRKGAMAASGAGGGGTAGSGSKSGSTAGTPRRGSLELGDDEYGGDGESENGKNKGLPRTFSGSVSDFFFSKTEPSSLPSASLSLDERENRR